In Macrobrachium nipponense isolate FS-2020 chromosome 15, ASM1510439v2, whole genome shotgun sequence, a single genomic region encodes these proteins:
- the LOC135227043 gene encoding protein spinster-like: MEAQVTKRQYVTVGIICFINLINYMDRYTVAAILFDIQGSFGIGEAEGGLLQTAFIFAYMIMAPLFGWLGDRYNRKWLLSVGILFWSLATLLGSFMPDYVSFLVLRCVVGVGEASYTTIAPTIISDLFVGDKRSKMLAIFNFAIPVGAGLGYILGSVVLFAGGHGMSDDDRIAKEVWRWGLRVTPWMGVIAVVMIIFLLEEPTRGKCEGGQNIKTTSLLEDLKDLVKNEAFVLNTLGFTAVSFVMGALAWWAPNFISLGVDVQESSNVPKEYVSVIFGAESMISGLIGVPLGAYLGRKLRTRYPKADPVVSGIGILIAAPLIILATFISERNTLVAIILCFFGLIFQNLNWSIVTDMMLYTVIPTRRATASALLILVSHMFGDAGSPYLMGLMADGFAQLFPADNTTITTTEIAVTLTSTATSTDSIISTTANPDDGRADYVRFKSLQYAMAIVTSVDFIGTIFFVWLAFYIVRAKNRVIAIVKDSKEDNHLAEISGHVNAAFDSGTTESTTVDQPEKMKNGIGGLGNTIIPDEGKTGTGSQDE; this comes from the exons CAATACTCTTCGACATCCAAGGCAGCTTCGGCATAGGAGAAGCGGAGGGGGGACTCCTGCAGACCGCTTTCATCTTCGCCTACATGATCATGGCTCCCCTCTTCGGCTGGCTGGGTGACCGCTACAACAGGAAGTGGCTCCTGAGCGTTGGCATCCTCTTCTGGAGTCTCGCCACCCTCCTGGGGTCTTTCATGCCG GACTATGTTTCCTTCTTGGTCCTTCGTTGCGTGGTTGGTGTTGGCGAGGCGAGTTACACCACCATTGCGCCAACAATTATTTCTGACCTCTTCGTTGGAGATAAAAGGTCGAAAATGCTCGCCATTTTCAATTTCGCCATTCCGGTGGGAGC GGGCCTGGGCTACATATTGGGTTCGGTGGTCCTGTTTGCAGGAGGGCATGGAATGAGCGATGATGACCGCATCGCGAAAGAAGTGTGGAGGTGGGGTCTTCGGGTGACTCCTTGGATGGGCGTCATTGCTgttgtaatgataatttttctGCTGGAAGAACCCACCAGAGGCAAATGCGAAGGAGGTCAAAACATTAAGACAACTTCACTACTAGAAGATCTGAAGGATCTGGTAAAAAA CGAAGCTTTCGTGTTGAACACCTTGGGATTCACGGCCGTTAGTTTTGTTATGGGGGCCCTGGCTTGGTGGGCGCCGAACTTCATTAGTCTAGGAGTCGATGTGCAAGAGTCCAGCAATGTCCCTAAGGAATA TGTATCGGTCATATTTGGGGCAGAATCGATGATATCCGGTCTGATTGGCGTCCCCCTGGGCGCGTACCTGGGGCGAAAGCTGCGTACGAG GTACCCGAAAGCGGATCCTGTAGTAAGTGGCATTGGAATCTTAATCGCTGCTCCCTTGATCATCCTGGCAACGTTCATTTCGGAACGAAACACTCTCGTTGCCATCATTCTGTGTTTCTTCGGCCTCATCTTCCAAAACCTCAACTGGTCCATAGTTACTGACATGATGCTG tatacAGTCATTCCCACCAGAAGGGCGACTGCCAGCGCGCTTCTCATCCTGGTATCGCACATGTTCGGAGATGCTGGCAGTCCTTACCTGATGGGCTTG ATGGCCGACGGCTTTGCGCAGTTGTTTCCCGCAGACAACACCACGATCACGACTACAGAAATCGCTGTGACCCTCACGTCGACAGCTACCTCAACCGACTCAATTATTTCCACTACAGCTAACCCTGATGATGGACGCGCTGATTATGTCAGATTCAAG tcGCTACAGTACGCCATGGCCATAGTTACCTCCGTGGATTTCATAGGTACAATCTTCTTCGTCTGGCTGGCGTTCTACATCGTCAGGGCTAAAAACAGAGTTATTGCCATCGTCAAAG ATTCCAAAGAGGATAATCATCTCGCCGAGATCTCAGGACACGTCAATGCTGCTTTCGATTCTGGCACAACCGAAAGCACAACAGTCGACCAGCCAGAGAAGATGAAAAATGGAATCGGTGGTTTAGGCAACACCATCATCCCAGATGAAGGGAAGACAGGAACAGGAAGCCAAGACGAGTAG